The Cervus canadensis isolate Bull #8, Minnesota chromosome 29, ASM1932006v1, whole genome shotgun sequence genome includes a window with the following:
- the LOC122430924 gene encoding E3 ubiquitin-protein ligase RNF113A-like, with product MAEQLSPGKTTDQVCTFLFRKPGRKGGAGRRKRRICNQEPGGGAGAAGGSSSSSSGDEGIRVVRPEKKRAIHTPMIQKTQGGGKQKGASGDRSSEEEVEEPESLGVVYKSTRSARPVGPEDMGATAVYELDTEKERDAQAIFERSRKIREELRGKEDDKIYRGMNNYQKYMGPKDTSAGSDYSGMARKGPIRAPEHLRATVRWDYQPDICKDYKETGFCGFGDSCKFLHDRSDYKHGWQIQRELDEGRYGVDEDENYEVASNEEELPFKCLICRQTFQNPVVTKCRHYFCEVCALQHFRTTPRCYVCDQHTSGVFNPAKELIAKLEKRRAAEEGCASNFPEDPDKGPIPIT from the coding sequence ATGGCAGAGCAGCTTTCCCCCGGAAAGACGACGGACCAGGTGTGCACCTTTCTTTTCAGAAAGCCTGGACGAAAGGGGGGTGCAGGCCGCAGAAAACGCCGGATTTGCAACCAGGAGCCCGGCGGAGGAGCCGGCGCCgccggcggcagcagcagcagcagcagtggtgatGAAGGCATCAGGGTGGTTCGTCCAGAAAAGAAGCGAGCTATCCACACTCCGATGATCCAGAAGACCCAGGGCGGTGGTAAACAGAAGGGGGCTTCCGGGGACCGGAGTAGcgaggaggaagtggaggagcCCGAGAGTCTCGGCGTGGTCTATAAGTCCACTCGCTCGGCGAGACCCGTGGGGCCAGAGGACATGGGGGCGACCGCTGTGTACGAGCTAGACACGGAGAAGGAGCGTGACGCACAAGCCATCTTTGAGCGCAGCCGGAAGATCCGGGAGGAGCTGAGGGGCAAGGAAGATGATAAGATCTACCGGGGAATGAATAATTATCAGAAATACATGGGGCCCAAAGATACGTCTGCGGGCAGTGATTACTCCGGAATGGCGAGGAAGGGCCCCATCCGAGCTCCCGAGCATCTGCGTGCCACCGTGCGCTGGGATTACCAGCCCGACATTTGTAAGGACTACAAGGAGACCGGCTTTTGCGGCTTCGGAGACAGCTGCAAATTCCTCCATGACCGCTCAGATTACAAGCACGGGTGGCAGATCCAACGCGAGCTCGACGAGGGCCGCTATGGCGTCGACGAGGATGAAAACTATGAAGTGGCGAGCAATGAGGAGGAGCTACCATTCAAGTGTTTGATCTGTCGCCAGACCTTCCAAAACCCTGTGGTCACCAAGTGCAGGCATTATTTCTGCGAGGTATGTGCCCTTCAGCATTTCCGCACCACCCCGCGGTGCTACGTCTGTGACCAGCACACCAGTGGCGTCTTCAATCCCGCGAAAGAATTGATCGCTAAACTAGAGAAGCGTCGAGCTGCAGAAGAGGGCTGTGCTTCCAATTTCCCAGAAGACCCCGATAAGGGTCCAATTCCCATTACTTAA